Genomic segment of Streptomyces brevispora:
AACCAGCCCGCGTCGACGGTCACATCACCGTTGAACGTGGTGTCGTCCGGCTTGAGACCGAGACCCGCGATCGAGGTGTAGAAGCCGATCTGCGCGTTGATGTTGTTGTACGTGCCCGGCTTGAACATCAGCGCGTAGCGGCGGGTGCCGAACTGCGCCGACTCCTGCTGCTTGAAGATCTCGTCGACCTTGGCCTGGATGTTGGGCGTCGAGGGATCGAAGACCAGGACGTTTGGACCGAGGTCGCCGCCGCCGGGGATCTGCGGGCCGCCCGGGTCGCCGCCGGTGGTGCCGAAGACCTGGAACTCCCAGAGCGAGTAGCCGTACTGGGTGGCCCGCTCGGTGCCGGTCAGTCGGACGTAGCGAGCGGTACCGGAGAGGTTCAGGGTCTCGTTTCCGCCGTGGCCCGTGGTGGTCGAGTAGGCGGTGCTCCAGGTGTTGTTGTCCGCGGAGAACTCGATCCGGTAGCTCTTGGCGTAGGCGGTCTCCCACTTCAGCGCGATCTGGCTGACCGAGGCGGCGGAGCCCAGGTCGACCTTGAGCCACTGGGGGTCGGAGGCGGCGCTCGACCAGCGGGTGCCGTTGTCGCCGTCCACGGCGGAGGTGGCCGGAGTGCCGTAGTTCTCCTGGCTCGAGGCGGTCACCGTCTTGCCCTGGGAGAGCAACGAGGGTGCGGCGCTCGCCGGGGCCGACGGCACGATGGCCAGGAGCGAGACGACGAGACCGGCGACGGCGGCCAGCACGCCAGTGCGTCTTCTGCCGGTCGAGGGCAAGGTTCTGTGGAACACGGGGGGTGCGTACATGGGGAATGTCTCCTGAGTCGCGGTACGGGTGCACGACACGAAGTCGGAGAGCGCTCTCTCCGACCGATGGGGATACTTCTCCCTCCGTTCCCTACGCGTCAATAGGTGTGCAACCACCGCTTGGCCAAGCGTCCTTGAGAACAAGAGTTGATGACTGATAGCTCACGATTAACCGACTTCCGCACCCCTTCAAACCTGCTCCGCCGAAGATCTGACGGGGCGTCGATTCAGGTGATGACGGTGCGTACGCGTGGCGTGACGAAGGCGTTGCATGCCGTTGCCACCGCAACCGGACGCCGGCCGGAGGCACGTGTGGCGGGTCGGAGGATCTGCGCACCGGAGGTCACCGCGTCTGTTACCGGACATCTTGCCGCCACTGCGGGGACACGGGGTGCGAGTGCTCGCTATCCTCCGGGGCATGAGCCGTGAGCGTGGCAAGCGCGGCGCCCTTGACCAGGCGCGACGGTGGTCCGGGTGACCGGGGACATGGGCCCCGTGCCGTCGGACGCCGGTGGCGCGGAGGCATGGAGATCCTTCGGAGTCCGCCTGCGCCAGTGGCGCAGGCGGGCCGGGCTGACACAGGCACAGGTGGGCGCACGCGTCGGCTACGACCACACCGCCATCAGCAAACTCGAACACGGCAGCCGCCGGACGCCGCTGCCACTGGCCCGCCGGCTGGACGACCTGTTGACGGCGGGCGGCGACCTCGTATCCGCCTGCGAGGCGGCCGAGGCGAGGGAGGCCGCGGGAGCCACCGGCGGGGCGGGTGAGGGTCCGCGCCCTGGGGACACCCCGGCCCGCCGGGGCCCGCTGCCCGGTGAACCCGCGGGCGGCGCGCTCCTCGCGATGCTGCCACCGGGAACGGTGCTGCCCAGCAGCCTTCCCGCGTACGGACTCGCCTGCCCGGTGCACGGCAGGGACGGCTGCGCCGTACCCGCGCTCAGCGACGTCGTCGAACTGCACGCGGCCTTCTGCGCCCTGGGCCCGGACGCGTCGTCCCACCCCGCGCTGGACGCCGAGACCGTGCACGCGCTGACGGCCCTGCTCGCCGTCTGTCTGCGCGCCGACGAGGAACGCGCCTGGCCGGGAGCGACCGCCGTCGTCGAACGCACGTTGCACGCCATGCTCCGGTGGATGGCGTTGCCCGCGGCGCCCTATCAGCGTCAACTAGCCCCGCTGGCAGCCGAGTACGCGCAGTCGGCCGGCTGCCTGCGGCTGCTGTGGGGCCGCAACGGCACCGCGATGGCCTGGCTCGACCGGTCGCTGCTCTGGTCCGCCATGGCCGGCCGGGTGGGGACCGAGGTCGCGGCGCTGAGCGACATGAGCACCCTCGCCCGGCTGGAGGGCGACGGGCCGTCGGCGCTGGCCTACGGCGGGGCCATAGCCCAGGCCGCGGCGGGCCGGCCCTGGGCGGGCGCCATGAGCGATCTGTACCAGGCACGCGGCCACGCGGTCCGGGGAGATGCCCCGCAGACCCTGAGGCACATCGACCGCGCCTGGTCCCAGCTGGACCGGGTCGAGGAGCGGGACGAGACGGAGGCGCCCTGGCTCTCCGTGGCCTCGGTGAGCCTGCGGGTGGAGTCGGGCGCGGCGGGCGCGCTGCGCGATCTCGCCGCGGCCACCGGGGACCGCCGGTTCGCCCTGCGCGCGGTCACGGCGGCGGTTACCGCGCTGGGCCTGCTGCCTCCCGGGATGCACTCGGCCCGGATGCTCTTCCTGGCCCGGATGGCCGACGCCCACGCCTGCGCGGGCGACCTGTCGGCGGCGCAGGCGGTGGCCGGGCCGGTGCTCGACACCACCGAGGTGACCCCGTCGACACTGCTCGGCCAGGAACTGCGCGGACTGCACGGGAGGCTGGCCGCCCGCGGAGCCGGCCGCCCCGAGACGGACGACTTCGTCCGCAGACTCGCCGCGGTGGTCCGCTGACGGTCCGCTGAAACGCCAGGGGGCGGGGCGTGTGGATCACGCCCCGCCCCCACCCCCCTGATGACGGGTCAGCTCACGTCGAGTGCGACATCGTCCACGACGAAGCTGGTCTGCAGGTAGGCGTCCTCCTTACTGGTGAACCCCAGCGTCACCGTCTGCCCCGCTGCGGAGCCGACGTCGAAGCTCCGCTGGACGTAACCGCTGCTCGCGTCGAGATTCGAGTACGTGGCCAGCGTCCGCGTCCCCAGCTTGACGGTGAACGTGTCGTACGCGGTCGCGTCGGCCGCCGACTCGGCGGTGTCGGTGCGCACGAAGAACGACAGCCGGTACGTCGAGCAGCCGGCCGGAACGGTCAGCGACTGCGATGCGCTGTCGCTGTGGGTGCGGCCCCAGCCACCGAACCAGGCCTGGTAGGAGCCGCTGTGCGCGGGCTTCTCCGAGGTCCGGTTGTTGATGACCCCGTCCGTCTGGGTCCACGGCGCCGTGCCGTTCTCGAAGCCGCCGTTGGCGACGACCTGCCGGGCCTGGCAGGTGCCGCCGCCCCCCACGACCAGCGAGTAGGTGGTGGTGTGGGTGGCGGTGCCCGTTCCGGTCACCGTGATCGTGTAGGTACCCGCGGTGACCTGCGTCCCCACCGAGACGGTCATCGTGGAGGAGGACCCCGACTGCACGGACGACGGCGCGAAGGAGACGGTGACACCGCTCGGCGCACCGGAGGCCGTCAGCCGGACACTCTGCCCGGAGCCGCTGGTGGTGGCCGTGGACACGGTCGCGGTGGCGGAGGCGCCCGGCTGGACGTTGCCGGAGACCGGGTTCACCGAGACGGAGAAGTCATCGGCCGGTGCCGTGCTGCCGACGGCCGTCTTCCATACGGTGTAGGCGATTCCGTCGGCGCTGCGGTCGAGAGCGGTCGCGTTGATGTTGCTGGTGGTGTCGCACGCCTGGTGGTAGCACGGGTCGTAGGAACGGCCCGCGGTTCCGCCCCACTTGGCCGCCTGGGCCGAGGTCTTGGTGGCGCTGGCACCGGTCGCGTAACCCGAGGTGGCGATACCGCCCTGCTGGAACGAGTAGTCGTCGGAGCGT
This window contains:
- a CDS encoding helix-turn-helix domain-containing protein, with amino-acid sequence MTGDMGPVPSDAGGAEAWRSFGVRLRQWRRRAGLTQAQVGARVGYDHTAISKLEHGSRRTPLPLARRLDDLLTAGGDLVSACEAAEAREAAGATGGAGEGPRPGDTPARRGPLPGEPAGGALLAMLPPGTVLPSSLPAYGLACPVHGRDGCAVPALSDVVELHAAFCALGPDASSHPALDAETVHALTALLAVCLRADEERAWPGATAVVERTLHAMLRWMALPAAPYQRQLAPLAAEYAQSAGCLRLLWGRNGTAMAWLDRSLLWSAMAGRVGTEVAALSDMSTLARLEGDGPSALAYGGAIAQAAAGRPWAGAMSDLYQARGHAVRGDAPQTLRHIDRAWSQLDRVEERDETEAPWLSVASVSLRVESGAAGALRDLAAATGDRRFALRAVTAAVTALGLLPPGMHSARMLFLARMADAHACAGDLSAAQAVAGPVLDTTEVTPSTLLGQELRGLHGRLAARGAGRPETDDFVRRLAAVVR